From Microcebus murinus isolate Inina chromosome 15, M.murinus_Inina_mat1.0, whole genome shotgun sequence, the proteins below share one genomic window:
- the LOC109729268 gene encoding NADH dehydrogenase [ubiquinone] 1 alpha subcomplex subunit 1-like, translating into MWFEILPGLAVMGTCLTIPRVATGYIHKFTNGGKEKRAAHFVYYWNLMERDRRISGVNRYYESKGLENID; encoded by the coding sequence ATGTGGTTCGAGATTCTCCCTGGACTTGCCGTCATGGGCACGTGCTTGACCATCCCCAGAGTGGCCACTGGGTACATCCACAAGTTCACTAACGGTGGCAAGGAAAAAAGAGCTGCCCATTTTGTCTATTATTGGAATTTGATGGAAAGAGATAGGCGCATCTCTGGAGTTAATCGTTACTACGAGTCAAAGGGTTTGGAGAACATTGATTAA